From one Planktothrix agardhii NIES-204 genomic stretch:
- a CDS encoding adenine phosphoribosyltransferase yields the protein MDLKSLIRNIPDFPKPGILFRDITTLLQNPHGLRYTIDSLTEKCRPLSPDYILGMESRGFLFGMPLAYQLEVGFIPIRKPKKLPAAVYRAEYELEYGTDCLEMHQDALSSGDKVLIVDDLIATGGTAKATAELVEQAGATIAGFCFVVELTGLKGREQLPDVPVISLLQYD from the coding sequence ATGGATTTAAAGTCTCTCATTCGCAATATTCCCGATTTTCCTAAGCCTGGAATTTTATTTCGAGATATTACTACCCTGTTACAAAACCCCCATGGACTTCGATATACAATTGATTCTTTAACAGAAAAATGTCGTCCTTTGTCTCCTGACTATATTCTGGGAATGGAGTCGAGGGGTTTTTTATTTGGAATGCCCTTAGCCTATCAATTAGAAGTAGGTTTTATTCCAATTCGTAAGCCCAAAAAATTACCCGCAGCCGTCTATCGGGCAGAATATGAATTGGAATATGGGACAGATTGTTTGGAGATGCACCAAGATGCCCTTTCATCGGGGGATAAAGTCTTAATTGTTGATGATTTAATTGCCACTGGAGGCACAGCCAAAGCCACCGCAGAATTAGTTGAACAAGCCGGGGCTACGATAGCAGGATTTTGTTTTGTGGTTGAACTCACCGGGTTAAAGGGACGGGAACAATTGCCCGATGTTCCGGTAATTAGTCTGTTACAATATGATTAA
- the zam gene encoding putative acetazolamide conferring resistance protein produces MEFSIATLLAYFSDDKLVTPKALEKKLAPDEESLRKFQIALDALERIGILEKDKGRYRRVPEEGIVEAKLRCSSKGFCFAIQDAEGAEDVYIRESHLSTAWNGDRVLVRIIKEGSRRRSPEGEVYVILERANPSVLARIKQSKTGYRAVPLDDRLLFELDLINDPSELSGAVDHLVHVEVLRYPIGVHRPLGHVVQILGSDAEDADDLDIVCCKHDLPRKWPAGVLREAEAIDRNPKKSDLKNRVDIRNVLTISFQPDLGNPEFSVFKDSERPNHPPCIDHAFSIEQTKSDHWQLGIHLADAAHYILPDSDLDREARKRGTAIHLADKLIPIYPETISGDRLALVPDEERLAISIMITLDMAGRVTEYEIQPSVIRVDHQLGFEQTQTILDGEPSPFANVLENFLELSRAVRQIRLERGSFELNLPDSHCHFNDEGELGPIVLSSLSPARAMVSELVVLANQIVGSHLHTLGVPAIYRVQPPPEASDVSELAKLATHLGTELFLDEDEEVEPSTFQQFTEELANSRAERVLSYLLEETLKPAVYSTTAKLHFGLALPCYTHCTSPLSRYCDLQILRVLKSVFEEGRDRRSTRAKEGVDLGHSSCHGKITWNVLPPEIQHDLESQFNQLVIHLSERESVAVDGEEDLEGLKKTGFMKERTGQNFIGLITGVQSYGFFVEIEVKSPGGKVLRVEGLVHVSSLKDDWYEYRSRQQTLVGRKNRNQYRLGDNVEVQVKSVDYYRQQIDLVAVGGGSEASEDNDEPYFS; encoded by the coding sequence ATGGAATTTTCAATCGCTACACTATTAGCCTATTTTTCCGATGATAAATTAGTCACCCCCAAGGCTTTAGAGAAAAAACTCGCCCCCGACGAGGAAAGTCTCCGAAAGTTTCAGATTGCTTTGGATGCTTTGGAAAGAATTGGAATTCTGGAAAAAGATAAAGGTCGCTATCGTCGGGTTCCCGAAGAAGGAATTGTCGAAGCCAAACTCCGATGTTCCAGTAAAGGCTTCTGTTTTGCCATTCAAGATGCTGAAGGAGCCGAAGATGTTTATATTCGGGAAAGTCATCTAAGTACGGCTTGGAATGGCGATCGGGTTCTGGTTAGAATCATTAAAGAAGGCAGTCGCCGCCGTTCTCCCGAAGGAGAAGTTTATGTAATTTTAGAACGGGCGAATCCTTCAGTTTTAGCCAGAATTAAACAATCCAAAACCGGATATCGGGCGGTTCCTTTAGATGATCGGTTGTTATTTGAATTAGACCTAATTAATGATCCGTCGGAACTGTCTGGGGCTGTGGATCATTTAGTTCATGTCGAAGTCCTGCGTTATCCCATTGGTGTCCATCGTCCCCTGGGTCACGTTGTCCAAATTCTCGGTTCCGATGCCGAAGATGCCGATGATTTGGATATTGTTTGTTGTAAACACGATTTACCCCGCAAATGGCCCGCCGGAGTCCTACGGGAAGCGGAGGCGATTGACCGTAACCCGAAAAAAAGTGACTTAAAAAATCGGGTTGATATTCGCAATGTTTTAACGATTAGTTTTCAACCAGATTTAGGCAATCCTGAATTTTCGGTTTTCAAGGATTCAGAACGGCCGAACCATCCACCCTGTATCGATCATGCCTTTAGTATTGAACAAACAAAATCCGATCATTGGCAATTAGGGATTCATTTAGCTGATGCTGCCCATTATATTCTTCCCGATAGTGATCTTGACCGAGAAGCCCGCAAACGGGGAACGGCGATTCATTTAGCGGATAAATTAATTCCGATTTATCCCGAAACCATTTCTGGTGATCGCTTGGCTCTAGTTCCCGACGAGGAACGATTGGCTATCTCAATTATGATCACCCTCGATATGGCGGGACGGGTAACGGAATACGAGATCCAACCCAGCGTGATCCGGGTTGATCATCAACTCGGCTTTGAACAAACCCAGACCATTCTCGATGGTGAACCCTCGCCTTTTGCGAATGTCCTAGAAAATTTCTTGGAACTAAGTCGGGCGGTACGCCAAATTCGCTTAGAACGGGGAAGTTTTGAACTAAATTTACCCGATAGTCATTGTCATTTTAATGATGAAGGGGAACTTGGGCCAATTGTTCTCTCATCTTTATCTCCCGCCCGGGCGATGGTTTCTGAATTGGTGGTTTTGGCGAATCAAATTGTCGGGAGTCATTTACATACTTTGGGTGTTCCGGCGATTTACCGCGTCCAACCACCTCCAGAAGCGTCTGATGTCTCGGAGTTAGCGAAATTAGCAACCCATTTAGGGACGGAATTATTTTTGGATGAGGATGAAGAAGTAGAACCCAGTACCTTCCAACAATTTACGGAGGAATTGGCAAATAGTCGGGCGGAAAGGGTTTTGAGTTATTTATTAGAGGAAACTCTCAAACCTGCGGTTTATAGCACCACTGCTAAACTTCATTTTGGTTTGGCCCTTCCCTGTTATACCCATTGCACTTCCCCTCTGTCTCGCTATTGCGATTTACAGATTTTGCGGGTACTCAAAAGCGTATTTGAGGAAGGACGCGATCGCCGTTCCACCCGGGCTAAGGAGGGGGTGGATTTGGGCCATTCTTCCTGTCATGGGAAAATTACCTGGAATGTGCTCCCCCCGGAAATTCAGCATGACTTAGAAAGTCAGTTTAACCAGTTAGTGATTCATTTGAGTGAACGGGAAAGCGTGGCTGTGGATGGGGAGGAGGACTTAGAAGGACTCAAGAAAACCGGGTTCATGAAGGAACGCACGGGTCAAAACTTCATTGGGTTGATTACCGGGGTTCAGTCCTATGGATTTTTTGTGGAAATTGAGGTGAAGTCCCCCGGCGGTAAGGTTTTACGGGTGGAAGGACTGGTTCATGTTTCCTCCCTCAAGGATGACTGGTATGAATACCGTTCTCGTCAACAAACCTTAGTCGGTCGCAAAAATCGCAACCAATACCGTCTTGGGGATAATGTCGAAGTCCAGGTAAAAAGTGTAGACTACTATCGTCAACAAATTGATTTAGTCGCGGTCGGTGGTGGTAGTGAGGCCTCAGAGGATAACGACGAACCCTATTTTTCCTAA
- a CDS encoding glycosyl transferase family protein: MKHNRPPAELIGVGLIWLVVAVSDRLWFRMDRSVPAWDQADYLNEALNYWQVWQHPQWFSGDWWTQMWMMSPKIPPLTYLLTIPFQNLLGIGPDQTNGVHLLFSAILFASVYGLGTLLFNRSVGFWATALCAILPGLYQHRLQFLLDYPLTAMVTLSFYSLTLWWFSGLSNSDKKLTHSWRWAILFGLTFGLALLTKQTALFFLFTPLLWVTIGVLKHRQWNRFLQLFAALLLSIAIIFPWARTNWLLMLTSGKRATLDSAIAEGDPALNTLDAWTYYFKLLPAHVSFPLLIIPIIGLLFYIIKHYSLSWDQQHHPFDHFSKLQLNWISLKWLGIFWWGGYLISSLNINKDFRYTLPLLPVLAIVLAYFLTLFPQSWGRQIRWGTLGLGIILMMFNLWPIGSYPVRQVIRTLNPGNEHHVYLGNPWPHEQVISAMIASQPYLKSNLGVLPSTPEINQHNLNYYGSLKGSQVHGRQVGTNKNHVLQDVRSMSWFVTKTGQQGSVDRVQNAQEMTMQTLEISPEFKLNKQWLLPDNSFLNLYERIIPFVEVLPLKESIPKIELERVLIPSQAPPGVPVPVTYQWRGSLQELQQGIVILNWKLTNPNPKGLSVLIHDHGIGTGQLYGDAPDQSYQVIERMAMLPLVNLIPGNYQLEATYLNRETGESYNINTPDVTLKIDPKAAPMVAPELDLVTQLRLLIVNLPAGIKGLDPIFAQVGRINQYDPTQDYTIQAEKALEYRLKQEPNRLDFAYNLALANVLQQDAEGAIAALKIVTQLDSKNPNAHAYLGFVYLYNLQAKLAEQALKPALELNPNQPEFKILTGVSQLMQGNFIQAWQNLQVLNKINS, encoded by the coding sequence ATGAAGCACAACAGACCCCCCGCAGAGCTTATTGGGGTTGGCTTAATTTGGCTGGTGGTGGCCGTTAGCGATCGCCTATGGTTTAGGATGGATCGGTCTGTTCCCGCTTGGGATCAGGCTGATTATCTGAATGAGGCGTTAAATTATTGGCAAGTTTGGCAACATCCCCAATGGTTTTCCGGGGACTGGTGGACTCAGATGTGGATGATGTCCCCTAAAATTCCGCCGTTGACCTATTTATTAACTATTCCCTTTCAGAATTTATTAGGAATAGGGCCGGATCAAACTAACGGGGTTCATCTATTATTTAGTGCTATTTTATTTGCTTCTGTTTATGGTTTAGGCACATTATTATTTAATCGTTCCGTAGGATTTTGGGCAACGGCGTTATGCGCTATTTTACCAGGACTTTATCAACATCGGTTACAATTTTTGCTCGATTATCCCTTAACTGCTATGGTGACATTAAGTTTCTATAGCTTGACTTTATGGTGGTTTTCTGGTCTATCTAATTCCGATAAAAAACTAACTCATTCTTGGCGGTGGGCTATTCTATTTGGGTTGACTTTTGGGTTAGCTCTTTTGACTAAACAAACGGCTCTTTTTTTCCTATTTACTCCCCTATTATGGGTAACAATAGGAGTGTTAAAACATCGTCAGTGGAACCGTTTTTTACAATTATTCGCAGCCTTATTATTATCAATAGCGATTATTTTTCCTTGGGCGAGAACTAATTGGTTATTAATGTTAACTTCAGGAAAAAGAGCGACTCTTGATTCTGCGATCGCCGAAGGTGATCCGGCTTTAAATACTTTAGATGCTTGGACATATTATTTTAAATTACTTCCCGCCCATGTTTCTTTCCCCCTATTAATTATTCCGATTATTGGTCTTTTATTCTATATTATTAAACACTATTCTTTATCTTGGGATCAACAGCATCATCCCTTTGATCATTTCTCAAAATTACAATTAAACTGGATATCCTTAAAATGGTTAGGGATATTTTGGTGGGGAGGATATTTGATTTCTTCGTTAAATATTAATAAGGATTTTCGCTATACTTTGCCCTTACTTCCAGTTTTAGCAATTGTTTTAGCCTATTTTTTAACCTTATTTCCTCAATCTTGGGGGCGACAAATTCGGTGGGGAACTTTGGGTTTAGGAATAATATTAATGATGTTTAATTTATGGCCAATTGGGAGTTATCCAGTTAGACAAGTAATTAGAACTTTAAACCCAGGAAATGAACATCATGTTTATTTAGGAAATCCTTGGCCCCATGAACAAGTAATTAGCGCTATGATTGCATCACAACCCTATTTAAAAAGCAATTTAGGAGTATTACCTTCAACGCCAGAAATTAATCAACATAATTTAAACTATTATGGTTCGTTAAAAGGTTCTCAGGTTCACGGGAGACAGGTGGGAACGAATAAAAATCATGTTTTACAGGATGTGCGATCAATGTCTTGGTTTGTGACTAAAACCGGACAACAGGGCTCAGTAGATCGGGTTCAGAATGCTCAAGAAATGACGATGCAAACTTTAGAAATTAGTCCCGAATTTAAGCTAAATAAACAATGGCTTTTACCGGATAATAGTTTTTTAAATTTATATGAAAGAATAATCCCCTTTGTAGAGGTTTTACCTCTAAAAGAATCGATTCCCAAAATAGAGTTAGAAAGGGTTTTAATTCCATCTCAAGCTCCTCCTGGGGTTCCGGTTCCAGTTACTTATCAATGGCGAGGATCGTTACAGGAATTACAGCAGGGAATTGTGATTTTAAATTGGAAATTAACTAACCCTAACCCTAAAGGTTTATCGGTTTTGATTCATGATCATGGGATAGGAACAGGACAATTATATGGGGATGCACCGGATCAAAGTTATCAAGTTATAGAACGAATGGCGATGCTACCTTTGGTTAATCTGATCCCAGGAAATTATCAATTAGAAGCCACTTATTTGAACCGAGAAACGGGGGAAAGCTATAATATTAATACCCCTGATGTCACCTTGAAAATTGATCCTAAAGCTGCTCCTATGGTCGCCCCTGAGTTGGATTTAGTGACGCAGTTAAGATTATTAATTGTGAATTTACCCGCAGGAATTAAGGGGTTAGATCCGATTTTTGCTCAGGTGGGAAGAATTAATCAATATGATCCGACTCAAGATTATACCATTCAAGCGGAAAAGGCGTTAGAATATCGCTTAAAACAGGAACCTAATAGATTGGATTTTGCTTATAATTTGGCTTTGGCTAATGTTTTACAACAGGATGCTGAAGGTGCGATCGCAGCATTAAAAATAGTGACTCAACTTGATAGTAAAAACCCCAATGCTCACGCCTATTTAGGATTTGTTTATCTGTATAATTTACAAGCAAAATTAGCAGAACAGGCTTTAAAACCAGCTTTAGAGTTAAACCCCAATCAACCTGAATTTAAGATTTTAACCGGGGTTTCTCAACTGATGCAGGGTAATTTTATTCAAGCTTGGCAGAATTTACAAGTCCTGAATAAAATTAACAGTTAA
- a CDS encoding binding-protein-dependent transport systems inner membrane component, whose product MSLLSWESLSKALRSLKLDVWTVFVVAIAVLIATPVLFVLSSVFVNSTEVWNHLGSTVLPGYILNSLLLIFGVGSIVLLLGVSSAWLVTLCRFPGSRLFEWGLLIPLAAPSYILAYVYTEWLEFYGPVQTLLRNTFGWSGIDDYWFPDIRSIWGAIFLLSLTLYPYVYLLTRVAFLEQSTCTLEASRSLGCNPWQSFFTVALPLARPSIIAGLALALMETLNDFGTVQYFGVDTFTTGIYRTWFGMGERVAASQLAAVLMLFILGLILLELWSRRQAQYYQTGNRFQSLNQFKLTGFRAGLAFFICLFPIVFGFLIPSIILLKMTLENLGTFLNAEFWSYALHSLTLATISGILAVLIALIMAYGVRLNANSLMRLSTRIAAMGYAIPGSVIAVGILIPIGRLDNAIDGVMRSTFGISTGLLLSGTIIALIYAYLVRFLAVSFGTVESSLSKIKPNLDEAARSLGYGATSTLIKVHTPIMWSGLLTAGMLTFVDVMKELSATLVIRPFNFDTLAVRVYNLASDERLAEAAAPALAIVLVGMIPVIFLSLKISQSHHH is encoded by the coding sequence GTGTCATTATTGTCCTGGGAGTCCTTGAGCAAAGCCCTGCGTAGCTTGAAGCTGGACGTTTGGACTGTTTTTGTGGTGGCGATCGCTGTTTTGATTGCAACTCCGGTATTATTTGTATTAAGCAGTGTTTTCGTCAATTCTACTGAGGTCTGGAACCATTTAGGCTCAACGGTTCTCCCAGGTTATATTCTTAATTCCTTATTGCTAATCTTTGGCGTTGGTAGTATTGTGTTGCTGCTCGGGGTGAGTAGTGCTTGGTTAGTTACCCTGTGCCGATTTCCGGGTAGCCGTTTGTTTGAATGGGGGTTGTTAATTCCCCTGGCCGCCCCTAGTTATATTCTCGCCTATGTGTACACTGAATGGTTAGAATTTTATGGCCCGGTGCAAACCCTCCTAAGAAACACTTTTGGATGGAGCGGAATTGATGACTATTGGTTTCCTGATATTCGTTCGATTTGGGGAGCAATTTTTTTATTATCTTTAACTTTATATCCCTACGTTTATTTATTAACCAGAGTTGCGTTTTTAGAACAATCAACCTGCACCTTAGAAGCAAGTCGTTCCCTCGGTTGTAACCCTTGGCAAAGTTTTTTTACCGTAGCTTTACCCCTCGCCCGTCCCTCTATTATTGCCGGATTAGCTTTAGCATTAATGGAAACCCTGAATGATTTTGGAACCGTTCAATATTTCGGAGTTGATACTTTTACAACCGGAATTTATCGAACTTGGTTTGGGATGGGAGAACGGGTGGCAGCTTCCCAATTAGCGGCGGTTTTAATGTTATTTATTTTAGGATTAATTTTACTCGAACTTTGGTCACGTCGTCAAGCCCAATATTACCAAACGGGAAATCGCTTTCAATCTTTAAATCAATTTAAACTCACGGGATTTCGGGCAGGATTAGCTTTTTTTATCTGTTTATTCCCGATTGTTTTTGGGTTTCTAATTCCTAGTATTATTTTATTGAAAATGACCTTAGAAAATTTAGGCACTTTTTTGAATGCTGAGTTTTGGAGTTATGCCTTACACAGTTTAACTTTAGCGACTATTAGCGGAATTTTAGCGGTTCTGATCGCCTTAATTATGGCCTATGGTGTCCGGTTAAATGCTAATTCCCTGATGCGATTATCCACCCGTATTGCTGCTATGGGATATGCGATTCCAGGTTCGGTAATTGCGGTGGGTATTTTAATTCCTATTGGTAGATTAGATAATGCAATTGATGGGGTAATGCGGTCTACCTTTGGTATTTCTACGGGATTGTTATTGAGTGGCACAATTATCGCTTTAATTTATGCCTATTTAGTCCGATTTTTAGCAGTTTCTTTTGGGACAGTGGAATCGAGTTTGAGTAAAATTAAACCTAATTTAGATGAAGCTGCCCGGAGCTTAGGATATGGAGCAACTAGCACTTTAATTAAGGTGCATACCCCGATTATGTGGAGTGGGTTATTAACAGCCGGAATGTTAACTTTTGTCGATGTCATGAAAGAATTATCAGCGACCTTAGTGATTCGTCCATTTAATTTTGATACCTTGGCAGTTCGGGTTTATAATTTAGCTTCCGATGAACGATTAGCTGAAGCCGCTGCCCCCGCATTAGCGATTGTTTTAGTGGGGATGATTCCGGTTATTTTCTTAAGTTTAAAAATCAGTCAATCCCATCACCATTGA
- a CDS encoding NUDIX hydrolase translates to MTDYRNPAPTVDIIIELSDRPARPIVLIERKNPPFGWAIPGGFVDYGESVETAAIREAKEETGLDIELIEQFYVYSDPNRDPRQHTLSVVFLATAIGEPQAADDAKHLELFEPWRIPQNLCFDHDRILKDYWRYRHYKIRPQLS, encoded by the coding sequence ATGACTGATTATCGCAATCCTGCTCCCACCGTTGATATTATTATTGAATTAAGCGATCGCCCAGCTAGACCGATTGTATTAATTGAACGCAAAAATCCGCCCTTTGGATGGGCAATTCCTGGGGGGTTTGTGGATTATGGAGAATCCGTTGAAACCGCCGCCATTCGGGAAGCAAAAGAAGAAACGGGATTAGATATCGAATTAATTGAACAATTTTATGTATATTCCGATCCGAATCGAGATCCCCGTCAACATACCCTCAGTGTGGTTTTTTTAGCCACAGCAATTGGTGAACCCCAAGCCGCCGATGATGCGAAACATTTAGAACTTTTTGAACCCTGGAGAATCCCGCAAAACCTCTGTTTTGATCATGATCGGATTCTCAAAGATTATTGGCGTTATCGCCATTACAAAATTAGACCGCAACTGAGTTAA
- a CDS encoding putative ABC transporter permease protein: MSETLVYIGKRLLQALLTLLLASALCFTITQLAPGDYLDNLSNNPQISPETLDQLREQFLLDKSPLEQYWHWLTQIVTRGNFGFSFANQRSVTSLLIERVPATLLLAFSSLILTWIIGIPLGIIGAVNQNRFTDRFLQVISYTGQGFPSFITALLLLFLAQKTSPLFPVGGMTSINFPDLSPLGKIADIAWHSILPTLALSITSFAGLQRLMRGQLLDVLRQDYIQTARAKGLPENRVIYVHALRNAINPLITLLGFEFASLLGGAFIAETFFNWPGLGKLILQAVQQQDLYLVMASLMMGAVMLIIGNLLADLLLKAVDPRIKLEDLR; encoded by the coding sequence ATGAGTGAAACATTAGTCTATATTGGTAAGCGATTATTACAAGCGCTTTTAACTCTACTTTTAGCATCGGCTTTATGTTTTACCATTACTCAACTTGCTCCCGGAGATTATTTAGATAACCTCTCAAATAATCCTCAAATTTCCCCTGAAACCTTAGACCAACTGCGAGAACAATTTCTCCTAGATAAATCTCCCCTAGAACAATATTGGCATTGGTTAACCCAAATTGTCACCCGGGGAAATTTTGGCTTTAGTTTTGCCAATCAACGTTCCGTTACTTCCTTGCTAATAGAACGAGTTCCTGCTACCTTATTATTAGCATTTTCATCGTTAATTTTAACCTGGATAATCGGTATTCCATTAGGGATAATTGGGGCGGTAAATCAGAATCGTTTTACCGACCGATTTTTGCAAGTTATTAGTTACACCGGACAGGGTTTTCCCAGTTTCATCACCGCTTTATTATTATTATTTTTAGCTCAAAAAACCTCCCCCCTATTTCCCGTTGGCGGCATGACCAGTATTAATTTTCCCGATTTATCACCCCTGGGAAAAATAGCCGATATTGCTTGGCATAGTATTTTACCGACATTAGCATTAAGTATTACCAGTTTTGCCGGGTTACAACGATTAATGCGAGGGCAACTTTTAGATGTTTTACGCCAAGATTATATTCAAACGGCGAGGGCAAAAGGACTCCCAGAAAATCGGGTTATTTATGTTCACGCCCTACGGAATGCCATTAACCCTTTAATCACATTATTAGGCTTTGAATTTGCCAGTTTATTAGGGGGAGCTTTTATTGCAGAAACCTTTTTTAACTGGCCAGGATTGGGTAAATTAATTTTACAAGCGGTACAACAACAGGATTTATATTTAGTTATGGCGAGTTTAATGATGGGGGCGGTGATGTTAATTATTGGGAATTTATTAGCGGATTTACTATTAAAAGCCGTTGACCCTCGAATTAAATTAGAAGATTTACGATGA
- a CDS encoding putative diguanylate cyclase codes for MKNEHLSEKQLLDYISRLRQDIETLKQEKADLEIILEVIIDHGDLVETQLRESQKKLKAEIEQHYLAQLKLEASQEHLQSLVTLLSQGKNNLELILETTIEHSNIVEESLHYDSIHDPLTGLFNRRYLDLVLPQVFKSAQKIQECLSILIADIDHFKQFNDNFGHKAGDIVLKLVSQAVQGVMRTSDLAYRYGGEELVFILPNTNVEVAEIIAEEIRQKIKNLQYEYSYDFLIGVTISIGVAGFPEHTQSCDNLLQFADQALYQAKAQGRDQVVVINPNMNQQF; via the coding sequence ATGAAAAATGAGCATCTTTCTGAAAAACAACTGTTAGATTATATCAGCCGACTTCGCCAAGATATAGAAACTCTTAAACAAGAAAAAGCTGATCTGGAAATTATATTAGAAGTTATCATTGATCACGGAGATTTAGTCGAAACTCAGTTACGCGAATCCCAGAAAAAACTCAAAGCCGAAATCGAACAACACTATTTAGCCCAACTCAAACTCGAAGCATCTCAAGAACATTTACAATCCTTAGTCACTTTATTAAGTCAGGGAAAAAATAACTTAGAGTTAATCCTAGAAACAACCATCGAACATAGTAATATTGTCGAAGAATCCTTACATTATGATAGTATTCATGATCCCCTAACCGGGTTATTTAATCGGAGATATTTAGATCTCGTATTACCCCAGGTATTCAAATCAGCCCAAAAAATACAAGAGTGTTTAAGTATTTTAATTGCGGATATTGATCATTTTAAGCAATTTAACGATAATTTCGGTCATAAAGCTGGAGATATTGTTTTAAAATTAGTCTCTCAAGCGGTACAAGGAGTGATGCGAACTTCTGATCTGGCTTATCGTTATGGGGGAGAAGAATTAGTCTTTATTTTACCCAATACAAATGTTGAAGTTGCTGAAATTATTGCGGAAGAAATACGTCAAAAGATTAAAAACTTACAGTATGAGTATTCCTATGATTTTTTAATAGGAGTAACTATATCAATTGGGGTCGCGGGGTTTCCTGAACATACCCAATCCTGTGATAATTTATTACAATTTGCAGACCAGGCATTATATCAAGCTAAAGCCCAGGGACGCGATCAGGTTGTTGTTATTAATCCTAATATGAATCAGCAATTTTAA
- the aroK gene encoding shikimate kinase has product MQERLKGINIYLIGMMGSGKSTIGGLLAKQLGYRFMDTDDIISQTTHRSITDIFATEGEDVFRDLESKVLSEICAYKKFVVATGGGIILKQMNWSYLRHGMIIWLNAPVEELYHRLKEDQTRPLLQHPDPLQQLQILLEKRQSLYAQADLEIKINPGGVPQQVVTQILEKIPTILKPQSYGLN; this is encoded by the coding sequence TTGCAAGAACGATTAAAAGGAATCAATATTTATTTAATTGGGATGATGGGTTCAGGGAAAAGTACCATTGGCGGATTATTAGCCAAACAGTTAGGGTATCGATTCATGGATACCGATGACATAATTAGCCAAACAACCCATCGGTCTATTACTGATATTTTTGCTACAGAAGGCGAAGATGTTTTTAGAGATTTAGAGTCTAAAGTTTTATCGGAAATTTGTGCCTATAAAAAATTTGTGGTGGCGACAGGAGGAGGAATTATTCTTAAACAAATGAATTGGAGTTATCTCAGACATGGAATGATTATTTGGCTTAATGCTCCTGTTGAAGAACTCTATCACCGTTTAAAAGAAGATCAAACTCGACCCTTATTACAACATCCCGACCCGTTACAACAATTACAAATTCTATTAGAAAAACGTCAATCTTTATATGCTCAAGCTGATCTCGAAATTAAAATTAATCCTGGTGGTGTCCCTCAACAGGTTGTTACCCAAATCTTAGAAAAAATTCCCACCATTTTAAAACCTCAATCTTATGGTTTGAATTAA
- a CDS encoding mannose-6-phosphate isomerase: MSQDKTPSPTLSEESTTRTPPWGQVSLLEEGERYRINRIVVNPGYHISTQMHYHRSEHWIVVAGTARVICGGEEILLLPKQSTYVPMNTPHRLENPGVIPLVMIEVQNGEYLGDDDITRFPEEDTKSQTKK; encoded by the coding sequence ATGAGCCAAGATAAAACCCCATCACCGACCCTTAGTGAAGAATCAACGACTCGGACACCGCCTTGGGGTCAGGTTAGCCTACTAGAAGAAGGCGAGCGCTATCGGATTAATCGAATTGTGGTAAATCCGGGTTATCATATCAGTACCCAAATGCACTATCATCGCAGTGAACACTGGATTGTTGTCGCTGGAACCGCTAGGGTCATCTGTGGCGGAGAGGAAATTTTACTACTTCCAAAACAGTCCACCTATGTTCCCATGAATACCCCCCACCGCCTAGAAAATCCTGGGGTAATTCCTTTAGTGATGATTGAAGTTCAAAATGGCGAATATTTAGGAGATGATGATATTACTCGTTTTCCCGAAGAAGATACCAAAAGCCAGACTAAAAAATAA